TGCTAAGGACGATGCTGACCCGAAGGATGAAAGCTCTCATGGTACCCATTGCGCCGGACTGGTCGCAGCACTTCCCGATGTCAACTCGGGCGGGGAGGGAGCAGCACCGGGAGCCAAAATTATGGCTGTTCGGATGATCGCCGGCAATAACTCCACCTTTTTGTCGGATGCCGCTGAGGCCGTCATGTATGCAGTCGACAATGGGGCTCAGGTGCTGACCAATTCCTGGCGGATTTACGCCAGTTGGGATGATTTTGACCCCAGCGAGGAGAATCTTCAACTTCTGCGCTCAGCGATTGGCTATGCAGAATCCAGGGGTGTACCATTTGTCGCCGCTGCCGGAAATGAATCTCGGGATGTTGACAACATCGCTGAAGGGATCTTTCCAGTTCACTTCAAAGGCCTTTCGAATATGGTCATTGTGGCTTCATCAGACATGAGCGATCGTCCATCTAGCTTCACCAATTATGGTCTCGACACGGTTCACGTAGCCGCTCCCGGCTCAGATATCATGTCGACTGTGCCGAAAGGACGCTGGGCGAGCAAGAGTGGCACATCCATGGCCACGCCCATTGTGGCAGGGCTTCTAGCCCGTGCTTTTAGCGGCGGACTTCCCATGGATCAGGTTTTGGACAGAATGAATCGTACGGCCGTGTTGAACAAAGATTTTACTGGCAAGGTTCGCTCGGGAATCATCAATCCCCAGGAGCTTTTGGCTTACTGATTTTATCCCTCAAGATTGTTTTGGAGGTTCTTCATGCCCATGAAGACCTCCATAAACTCATCTGTGCTGTTAATCTGCA
This is a stretch of genomic DNA from Pseudobdellovibrionaceae bacterium. It encodes these proteins:
- a CDS encoding S8 family serine peptidase → MTRRARCLVLFFSLAATVPAFASRWIVKNGDGEKISSLSMFGITEVKVLNIDGEVYRVLEAPDSLMSVKARDNYTALKSLTNADGIAADLPLELVEPARSNNKPRRAWHVQRMDYASLPADRDGRGVVVAVLDTGVDYTHPALKDQMWVNEGEIPGNKIDDDQNGFIDDVHGWDFAKDDADPKDESSHGTHCAGLVAALPDVNSGGEGAAPGAKIMAVRMIAGNNSTFLSDAAEAVMYAVDNGAQVLTNSWRIYASWDDFDPSEENLQLLRSAIGYAESRGVPFVAAAGNESRDVDNIAEGIFPVHFKGLSNMVIVASSDMSDRPSSFTNYGLDTVHVAAPGSDIMSTVPKGRWASKSGTSMATPIVAGLLARAFSGGLPMDQVLDRMNRTAVLNKDFTGKVRSGIINPQELLAY